The Littorina saxatilis isolate snail1 linkage group LG15, US_GU_Lsax_2.0, whole genome shotgun sequence genome contains a region encoding:
- the LOC138948112 gene encoding uncharacterized protein — translation MKYGGITFLIKKNSLSLPLNWSAFKAGFGDNLNVVPDSENYFIGMDNLYFVTSQAPNNVHFLFHGVGTFVSAFYDNFAVGDEASSYDLSYSRFFTIPKGNDYRTETAVDGFENATAPIKFATGDRNQGCAIDGPGWYGVNCLGSSPFAGIWPTESGEIRFTGVEIALVRTWEFYQN, via the exons ATGAAATATGGAGGAATCACCTTTCTGATAAAAAAGAACAGCCTCTCCCTGCCTCTGAACTGGTCAGCCTTCAAGGCAGGCTTCGGTGACAACCTCAACGTGGTTCCTGACTCTGAGAACTACTTCATCGGTATGGACAACCTCTATTTTGTGACGTCACAGGCTCCTAACAACGTCCACTTCCTTTTTCATGGAGTAGGAACATTTGTCAGCGCCTTCTACGACAACTTCGCGGTTGGTGACGAAGCTTCGTCGTACGATCTCAGCTATTCTAGATTTTTCACTATCCCGAAAGGCAATGATTACCGCACTGAGACTGCGGTGGACGGATTCGAA AATGCAACAGCTCCCATCAAGTTTGCAACTGGAGATCGGAATCAGGGCTGCGCCATCGATGGACCCGGATGGTACGGCGTCAACTGCCTTGGATCGTCTCCCTTTGCAGGAATATGGCCGACGGAATCCGGAGAAATCAGATTCACGGGCGTCGAAATTGCTCTTGTTCGCACTTGGGAGTTTTATCAGAACTGA
- the LOC138949247 gene encoding fibrinogen C domain-containing protein 1-like: MTSIRFRMIGVALFVVALSALEAYQWNGGPEDKAKITACVGGSVSFPWSIVMGRDGETMLGRDWWFQAPDREKTQIATYESKHFYATENSRVAFLPNAGLSLRDARPQDSGNYSVQVKLQNNRTLASLYRTVTLTVTDRPPATQDGALYVTLSDAVRDDVTENWSLQLHCGQFLDLGHPPVDVIWKTPSGEVKTSSYQDNGTFVLSVSSPVHGGNYFCRLPLSAPAASCLTATSLLNASAQLYVDDKDVMLSLLDARQREQEQAIEDQANLLEHQAMQISQQNETMADMVQVNKDQANLLQHQALQISQQNENMTDMVQVKKDQALQLHEQSLYLNQTISELTKLSCLMSARNTSSCADWLAVDPLSGIHTVCLSGESVSVYCDQTSDNGGWTVFQRRQDASVDFYRDWTDYRNGFGDLEGNFWLGLDKLHKLTTSQRFELRVDLQKCDGTKGNATYSGFYVEDVSHNFTLRFDKFTGGNAGDSLSYHRGFQFSTKDRDHDTFSGKSCAQGSHGAWWYGYCSQSDLNKPYNPNSRDGIHLPFYWNAFSNRGINALKFSEMKIRPI, encoded by the exons ATGACGTCGATTCGTTTCCGGATGATCGGCGTTGCGCTGTTTGTGGTGGCGTTAAGCG CGTTGGAGGCGTATCAGTGGAACGGAGGCCCTGAAGACAAGGCGAAAATCACGGCATGTGTAGGAGGCAGCGTGTCCTTCCCTTGGTCCATAGTGATGGGACGTGATGGAGAGACCATGCTCGGCCGTGACTGGTGGTTTCAG GCGCCAGACAGGGAAAAGACTCAGATAGCAACCTACGAAAGCAAACATTTCTACGCGACGGAAAACTCGCGTGTTGCTTTTCTTCCCAACGCGGGACTGTCTCTACGCGACGCCAGACCTCAGGATTCCGGCAACTATTCTGTGCAAGTCAAGCTTCAGAACAATCGTACTCTTGCTTCACTTTATAGGACGGTGACGCTGACTGTTACAG ACAGACCGCCAGCTACACAAGATGGCGCCCTCTACGTCACACTGAGTGACGCGGTTCGAGATGACGTCACAGAGAACTGGTCACTGCAGCTACACTGTGGTCAATTTCTGGACCTTGGTCACCCCCCAGTTGATGTCATCTGGAAG ACGCCATCAGGTGAGGTGAAGACCAGCAGCTACCAGGACAATGGCACGttcgtcctgtctgtgtccagCCCTGTCCACGGAGGTAACTATTTCTGTCGCCTGCCCCTTTCCGCCCCCGCTGCTAGCTGTCTGACCGCTACCTCCCTGCTGAACGCTTCAGCCCAGCTCTACGTGGACGACAAGGACGTCATGTTGTCGCTCCTGGATGCCCGCCAGAGGGAGCAAGAGCAGGCGATTGAGGACCAGGCGAACCTTCTTGAACACCAGGCGATGCAGATCTCGCAACAGAATGAAACCATGGCAGATATGGTGCAAGTGAACAAGGACCAGGCGAATCTTCTTCAACACCAGGCGTTGCAGATCTcgcaacaaaatgaaaacatgACAGATATGGTGCAAGTGAAGAAGGACCAGGCGTTGCAACTTCACGAACAAAGCCTATACCTGAACCAAACCATATCAGAGCTGACTAAACTGAGCTGCCTTATGAGTGCTC GTAATACCTCTAGCTGTGCGGACTGGTTGGCGGTTGACCCACTTAGCGGTATCCACACAGTGTGTTTGTCAGGAGAATCAGTCAGTGTCTACTGCGATCAGACCTCGGACAATGGAGGATGgact GTTTTCCAGAGAAGACAGGACGCCTCAGTGGACTTCTATCGGGATTGGACGGACTATCGCAATGGGTTTGGTGACCTGGAGGGCAACTTCTGGCTAG gactGGACAAGCTGCACAAGCTGACCACCTCTCAGAGGTTCGAGTTGCGTGTCGACCTACAAAAGTGTGACGGGACCAAAGGAAATGCGACATACAGCGGCTTTTATGTGGAAGACGTCTCTCACAACTTCACTCTGCGCTTTGACAAATTCACTGGAGGAAACGCTG GGGACAGCCTGTCCTATCACCGTGGTTTCCAGTTCTCCACAAAGGACAGGGACCATGACACGTTCAGCGGGAAGAGCTGTGCACAGGGTAGCCACGGCGCCTGGTGGTACGGGTACTGCTCCCAATCCGACCTGAACAAGCCATACAATCCCAATAGCCGTGATGGTATTCACCTCCCGTTCTACTGGAACGCCTTTTCAAACAGAGGGATCAACGCTCTAAAGTTCAGCGAAATGAAGATTCGGCCCATCTAG